The Acidobacteriota bacterium genome window below encodes:
- a CDS encoding protein kinase: MGFKSLKDRQELLEAATKISPEARTAFINTHCNNDETLRQEIESLLNLHDKATAVIEADTLSDETRLLGTDMQFADEMTGKRIGAYEVTGELGRGGMGAVYLATRADKQYEKQVAIKIVQRGMENKFVINRFRQERQILAHLDHPNIARLIDGGTTEDGLPYFVLEYVEGKPITAYCDDNRLTTIERLQLFRQVCSAIQYAHQNLVVHRDIKPGNILVTVDGVPKLLDFGIAKLLDPEFAFQADATANIARLMTPAYASPEQAKGEPITTSSDIYSLGVLLYQLLTGHRPYEVTSSSPVEMVRVICEQEPSKPSTVINRSVTAVNGNEQTDSHRTSENLSKPRAAQPEKLRRQLAGDLDNIILKALRKEPERRYSSVEKFSDDIRRHLEGLPISARPDTFSYRAGKFIGRHRASVIAATVVTILLLAATATAIWQARIARSERDKSEHRFNQVRKLANAVLFDYHDGIEKLPGSTPMRERMVRDALEYLDNLSQESSNDLTLQRELASAYEKVGLVQGNPFKASFGDYSGALASQRKALTIRERLYAADATNADIRRELAKSYLLIGDLLRVTGQVSEMLTDYLKAQELLKAALTDAPDHIEIRRDLENTYTRLGRYQISSSDMNAAFENLTQALTIAQGLAAEHPQDIEIRRDLALSHMFLGDALGGMGKAPEALDYQRRSLAMMEKLSTDYPDNAQAKRDVGVVLQRLADTLAESGEVKSALEYNRKALAIDEKLYLADPTNAQAQRDLMADYQKIGKMLLALGDASGALEQQRKALGFAEKLAAADPGNAEAQADLSNCYYKLGDVMMAKNDLRGALAYYQNSLAIDEAIAAADPANADARLTAAESHLMVSDLLLKLGSVQEAIRELNQARQTYEDLATHQSADESLQHSLPTVYENLGDAYSLAANKTARAENLRAACDWYQKSLDGWLDLQQRNLLKDAQGKPAEAAQKLAKCKTAVAKLKAQ, encoded by the coding sequence ATGGGCTTTAAATCTTTAAAAGACCGACAGGAACTATTGGAAGCAGCAACCAAAATATCGCCCGAAGCGCGCACCGCCTTTATCAATACGCACTGTAACAACGACGAAACCTTGCGCCAGGAAATCGAATCGCTGTTAAACCTGCACGACAAAGCGACGGCAGTTATCGAAGCAGACACCTTGAGCGATGAAACCCGGTTGCTGGGCACCGATATGCAGTTTGCAGACGAGATGACCGGCAAACGCATCGGCGCTTATGAAGTGACTGGCGAACTCGGACGCGGCGGCATGGGCGCGGTTTATCTGGCGACGCGCGCCGACAAACAATACGAAAAACAGGTCGCCATCAAAATTGTACAGCGCGGTATGGAGAACAAATTTGTCATCAATCGTTTCCGGCAGGAGCGACAAATCCTTGCGCACCTCGACCACCCGAATATCGCGCGCTTGATCGATGGCGGCACCACCGAAGACGGTTTACCTTATTTTGTGCTGGAATACGTCGAAGGCAAACCCATCACCGCCTATTGCGATGACAATCGCTTGACCACCATTGAACGCTTGCAACTCTTCCGTCAGGTCTGTTCGGCGATTCAGTACGCCCATCAAAATTTAGTGGTTCACCGCGACATCAAACCCGGCAACATTCTGGTGACCGTGGATGGCGTGCCCAAGCTTCTGGATTTTGGCATTGCCAAATTGCTCGACCCGGAATTCGCCTTTCAAGCCGATGCCACGGCAAACATTGCGCGCCTGATGACGCCTGCATATGCGAGTCCCGAACAGGCAAAGGGCGAACCGATTACCACCTCAAGCGACATCTACAGCCTCGGCGTACTCCTTTATCAATTACTCACCGGTCATCGCCCATATGAGGTCACCAGTTCTTCGCCTGTGGAGATGGTGCGCGTTATTTGTGAACAGGAACCTTCTAAACCGAGCACGGTCATCAATCGTTCGGTCACTGCGGTTAATGGCAATGAGCAGACCGATTCGCATCGCACCTCCGAAAACCTGAGTAAACCGCGCGCCGCGCAGCCGGAAAAACTGCGTCGCCAACTGGCAGGCGACCTTGATAACATCATCCTCAAAGCCCTCAGAAAAGAGCCTGAACGGCGCTATTCTTCAGTTGAAAAATTCTCCGATGACATTCGCCGTCACCTTGAAGGACTGCCAATCAGCGCCCGTCCCGATACCTTTTCCTATCGCGCCGGTAAATTTATCGGGCGTCATCGCGCCAGTGTGATTGCCGCAACTGTGGTCACCATTTTATTGCTTGCGGCAACCGCCACCGCCATCTGGCAGGCGCGCATTGCGCGTAGCGAACGCGACAAATCCGAACATCGTTTCAATCAGGTTCGCAAACTTGCAAATGCCGTGTTGTTCGATTATCACGATGGCATAGAAAAACTGCCCGGCTCGACGCCGATGCGCGAACGCATGGTGCGCGACGCCCTGGAATACCTCGACAATCTTTCGCAGGAAAGCAGCAATGATTTAACGCTGCAACGCGAACTCGCATCGGCATATGAAAAAGTCGGACTCGTGCAGGGCAATCCTTTCAAAGCCAGTTTCGGCGATTATTCGGGCGCCTTAGCCAGTCAGCGAAAAGCCCTGACGATTCGCGAACGGTTATATGCCGCCGATGCGACAAACGCAGACATCCGCCGCGAACTGGCAAAAAGTTACCTCTTGATTGGCGACCTCCTGAGAGTGACCGGACAGGTAAGCGAAATGCTCACCGATTATTTGAAGGCGCAGGAACTTTTAAAAGCGGCGCTCACCGATGCCCCCGACCATATTGAAATTCGTCGCGATTTGGAAAATACCTATACACGACTTGGCCGGTATCAGATTTCCAGCAGCGATATGAATGCGGCATTTGAAAATCTCACGCAGGCGCTCACCATTGCCCAAGGGTTAGCTGCCGAACACCCGCAAGACATCGAAATCCGTCGCGACCTCGCGCTCAGTCATATGTTTTTAGGCGATGCGCTCGGCGGTATGGGGAAAGCCCCGGAAGCTCTCGATTATCAACGCCGTTCATTAGCCATGATGGAAAAACTATCAACCGATTATCCCGACAATGCCCAAGCCAAGCGCGATGTCGGCGTCGTGTTGCAACGTCTCGCAGACACGCTCGCCGAATCGGGCGAGGTAAAAAGCGCGCTCGAATACAATCGTAAAGCTTTGGCGATTGATGAAAAGCTTTACCTGGCCGACCCGACCAACGCGCAGGCGCAACGCGACCTGATGGCGGACTATCAAAAAATCGGCAAGATGCTGCTGGCGCTCGGCGATGCCAGCGGCGCATTAGAGCAACAACGCAAGGCGCTCGGCTTTGCCGAAAAGCTTGCCGCCGCCGACCCCGGCAACGCCGAAGCGCAAGCCGACCTCTCGAACTGCTACTACAAACTTGGCGATGTGATGATGGCAAAAAATGATTTGCGCGGCGCGTTAGCCTATTATCAAAACTCGCTCGCCATTGATGAAGCGATAGCCGCCGCTGACCCTGCAAATGCAGATGCGCGACTCACTGCCGCCGAAAGCCATTTGATGGTCAGTGATCTGTTGCTCAAACTCGGAAGCGTTCAGGAAGCGATTCGGGAACTTAATCAGGCGCGACAAACCTATGAAGATTTAGCGACTCATCAATCCGCAGATGAAAGTTTGCAACACAGTTTGCCGACGGTTTACGAAAATCTCGGCGATGCGTACAGCCTGGCGGCGAATAAAACAGCGCGCGCGGAAAACCTGCGCGCGGCATGCGACTGGTATCAGAAGAGTCTCGATGGTTGGCTTGATTTACAGCAACGCAATTTGTTGAAAGATGCCCAAGGGAAACCCGCCGAAGCGGCGCAAAAGTTAGCCAAATGCAAAACGGCTGTGGCAAAGCTCAAGGCACAATAA
- a CDS encoding tetratricopeptide repeat protein, with protein MEVLNRQLYRFAGVEIDPSQNCLKIGNQDLYLRYKLMQLLVYLIEERHRVVSKRDLIENIWEGAVITDDALVQSIKELRRALNDDPRQPRFIKTIPKVGYRFIAEVETLGLNDLATIHCEEHTSVEFEYEEITDSESPLPVIALPIASTPIIEKSRRRRIYLFAIAASLLIVAMLTVYLFRQGNRQLPEIALSELAGKRSVAVMYFDNQSGNPHLDWLREGLADMLITNLSRSDKLTLLNRRQLHLLLERIGYNSGNNIRLDDALHIAELSRAEIIALGSFANVNDSIRIDVQLYDTRHHQLLTSEHLVVDTPKDLLTNIDLLSLKLAAHLRPDPDGQEKTGSLAEVMTNNLEAYRAYSLAVEKAQALHNEEAIALLEKAIALDPQFAMAYGRIGYAYAVTDSHALKARPYLEKAFQLANRLTEKDRLYIIAWYAIANFDYPGAIEPFKKIIAQYPLEVEAYLRLGYLLRGESRYAEAINVLKQGLVVDPDAKEIYNALGLIYLDRYRYDEAIAAHRHYVELAPAEANAHDSLAMSYQCAGRYDEAIAEYQRAIDLKPNFHIAHFHLGNSYFQTGRYQAAIAQYHKSLEVAPNDRERAVAYDRLAKIYLRKGDLHRASALTKRTLQYEKSYVWTPLLLALQRGDLKSVEKFKASIFAQSPFGHRGQRPPMRTYSYIRGYLALKSGQQAEAINHFKAAIQYAPLIWEIDSLEDCLASAYLESGRWDEAIAEYQRIINTNPNYPLAHYHLAQAFEQKGDTDKARALYAHFLQAWKHADPELPEIIRSKKVLAG; from the coding sequence ATGGAAGTATTGAATCGACAGCTTTATCGGTTTGCGGGCGTCGAAATTGACCCGTCACAAAATTGCCTGAAAATCGGCAACCAAGACCTCTACCTCCGCTATAAACTGATGCAATTGCTGGTCTACCTCATCGAAGAGCGCCACCGCGTTGTCAGCAAACGCGATTTGATTGAGAACATCTGGGAAGGCGCGGTTATCACCGATGACGCGCTGGTGCAATCCATCAAAGAATTGCGCCGCGCGCTCAATGATGACCCGCGCCAGCCGCGTTTCATCAAAACTATTCCGAAAGTCGGCTACCGCTTCATTGCCGAGGTTGAAACACTCGGGCTGAATGATCTTGCCACCATTCATTGCGAGGAACATACGTCGGTTGAGTTCGAGTACGAAGAGATTACTGATAGTGAATCGCCGTTGCCTGTAATCGCATTGCCAATCGCATCAACGCCAATCATAGAAAAATCCCGACGCCGGCGGATTTATCTATTCGCCATTGCCGCAAGCCTTCTCATTGTTGCTATGTTAACGGTTTATCTCTTCCGGCAAGGCAATCGTCAACTGCCGGAAATCGCTTTATCGGAACTTGCAGGCAAGCGGTCGGTTGCGGTGATGTATTTCGATAATCAATCAGGAAATCCCCATCTCGACTGGTTGCGTGAAGGGCTTGCGGATATGCTCATCACCAACCTTTCGCGTTCCGACAAATTGACTTTATTGAACCGGCGACAGCTTCATCTGCTGTTGGAAAGAATCGGTTACAACAGCGGCAATAATATTCGCCTCGATGACGCGCTTCATATTGCGGAGTTAAGCCGCGCCGAGATTATCGCTCTCGGCAGCTTTGCAAATGTCAATGACAGCATTCGCATCGATGTGCAATTGTACGACACCCGCCATCATCAACTGCTTACCTCAGAGCATCTGGTTGTCGATACGCCCAAAGACCTGCTCACCAACATCGACCTGCTTTCGCTGAAACTGGCGGCGCATCTGCGCCCTGACCCTGATGGTCAGGAGAAGACCGGTAGCCTGGCTGAAGTGATGACCAATAATCTGGAAGCCTACCGCGCATACTCACTCGCTGTAGAAAAAGCTCAGGCGTTACATAACGAAGAGGCGATTGCCCTGCTTGAAAAAGCCATCGCCCTTGACCCGCAATTTGCGATGGCTTACGGACGCATCGGTTATGCTTATGCAGTGACCGACAGTCATGCCTTAAAGGCTCGCCCCTACCTCGAAAAAGCTTTTCAGCTAGCAAACCGCTTAACCGAAAAAGACCGGCTATATATCATTGCCTGGTATGCCATCGCCAATTTCGATTATCCCGGCGCTATTGAACCCTTCAAAAAAATCATCGCGCAATATCCCTTGGAAGTTGAAGCTTATTTGCGGCTCGGTTATTTGCTGAGGGGCGAAAGCCGGTACGCAGAAGCCATCAATGTCTTGAAACAGGGTTTAGTCGTTGACCCGGATGCCAAGGAAATTTACAACGCGCTCGGTCTCATTTATCTTGATCGCTATCGTTATGATGAAGCGATTGCCGCGCACCGGCATTATGTTGAACTCGCGCCCGCTGAAGCCAATGCCCACGATAGTCTGGCGATGAGCTATCAATGCGCGGGGCGTTATGATGAAGCCATTGCCGAATACCAGCGCGCCATTGACCTCAAACCCAATTTTCACATCGCCCACTTTCATCTGGGCAACAGCTATTTTCAAACCGGGCGTTATCAGGCAGCGATTGCGCAATATCACAAAAGCTTGGAGGTTGCGCCCAATGACCGCGAACGCGCCGTCGCTTATGACCGGCTTGCCAAAATCTATTTGCGCAAGGGCGATCTGCATCGGGCAAGCGCCCTGACAAAGCGCACCCTGCAATACGAAAAAAGTTATGTCTGGACGCCGCTCCTGCTGGCATTGCAGCGAGGCGACCTGAAATCGGTTGAAAAATTTAAAGCCTCCATCTTTGCGCAATCCCCTTTCGGACATCGCGGGCAAAGACCGCCTATGAGAACCTATTCTTACATTCGCGGCTATCTGGCGCTCAAGAGCGGGCAGCAAGCCGAAGCCATCAACCATTTCAAAGCAGCCATTCAATACGCGCCGCTAATTTGGGAAATCGATTCTCTGGAAGATTGCCTTGCCAGCGCTTACCTGGAATCCGGCAGATGGGATGAAGCCATCGCCGAATACCAACGCATCATCAATACAAACCCGAATTATCCATTGGCGCATTATCATCTCGCGCAGGCTTTCGAGCAAAAAGGCGACACCGACAAAGCCCGCGCCCTGTATGCGCATTTCCTGCAAGCCTGGAAGCACGCTGACCCTGAATTGCCTGAAATCATCCGCAGCAAAAAAGTGTTGGCGGGTTAA